The genomic segment ACGCCGACGCGCAGCAGACTGCGTCGTACGCGAACAGCCACTGGACCATGATGCCGTCGCAATTGCTGACCCAGCGTTTGCGTAACGCGCTCAGTTCGCGCGGCACGGTGCTGACGGGTTCCGATGGCGTAGCCGCGCCGGTGTTGCGGGTCGATCTGAGCGAGTTCGAGCAGGTGTTCGACAGCCAGGCGGAAAGTCACGCCGCGATCACCGCGCGAGTCACGCTGACACAAAGCGGCAAGGTGCTGGGCCAGCGCACGTTCATCGCGCGCGCCCCGGCGAGTTCCGCCGATGCCGCTGGCGGCGCGCAATCGCTAGCCGCCGCCAGCGATGACCTCGTGTCGCAAATCGGCGCGTGGCTTGGCGTGCAGGCGCTGGTCGCCGCCCAATGACGGGCTGGCAGCGCACGCAACGGAGCGCTGCATGAGCGAACGACCCTGGCTGCGCCGGCCCTCGGCGCTGGCCCGGCAGGCGCTGCTGCTGTACGCCGCGCTGATCGTGTACGGTTCGTGGTATCCGTTTTCCGGCTGGCGCTCGCTCGGTCTCGCGCCGTTTGCCTATCTGTCCGATCCCATGCCGCAGTATCTGACGGCGTTCGACGTCGTCACCAACGTGCTCGGCTATATGCCGTTCGGCGCGCTGGTCGTGCTCGCGGTTTATCCGCGCTGGCGGGGCACGCTGGCGGTTGCGCTGGCGTTCGTGCTCGGCGGCATGCTGTCGGGCGTGATGGAAGCCGTGCAGACCTATCTGCCCACTCGCGTTGCCTCCAATCTCGATCTGGCCG from the Paraburkholderia fungorum genome contains:
- a CDS encoding ABC-type transport auxiliary lipoprotein family protein; translated protein: MSRSINRLLSTSAALAVMLAFGVLAAGCAGTPAALADIRYDFGPPNPAASAGTLPAVKVLDVTAPETLESDRLVYRLSYADAQQTASYANSHWTMMPSQLLTQRLRNALSSRGTVLTGSDGVAAPVLRVDLSEFEQVFDSQAESHAAITARVTLTQSGKVLGQRTFIARAPASSADAAGGAQSLAAASDDLVSQIGAWLGVQALVAAQ